Proteins from one Streptomyces genisteinicus genomic window:
- a CDS encoding IS110 family transposase, whose product MFEIEDVGVFLGLDVGKSAHHGHGLTPGGKKVFDKPLPNSEPKLRAVLDKLNEKFGTVLVVVDQPASIGALPLTVARDAGCQVAYLPGLAMRRIADLYPGEAKTDAKDAAVIADAARTMPHTLRSLELTDEITAELTVLVGFDQDLAAEATRTSNRIRGLLTQFHPSLERVLGPRLDHQAVTWLLERHGSPAALRKAGRRRLVDLIRPKAPRMATRLIDDVFNALDEQTVVVPGTGTLDIVIPSLAASLAAVHTQRRAMEAQINALLDAHPLSPVLTSMPGVGVRTAAVLLVTVGDGTSFPTAAHLASYAGLAPTTKQSGTSIHGEHAPRGGNRQLKRAMFLSAFACMNADPASRAYYDKQRARGKTHTQALLRLARQRISVLFAMLRDGTFYESRTPTDVELAA is encoded by the coding sequence ATGTTCGAGATCGAAGACGTGGGCGTGTTCCTGGGCCTGGACGTCGGCAAGAGTGCCCACCACGGTCATGGGCTCACCCCGGGTGGGAAGAAGGTCTTCGATAAACCGCTGCCCAACAGCGAGCCGAAGCTGCGGGCCGTGCTCGACAAGCTGAACGAGAAGTTCGGCACCGTCCTGGTGGTCGTGGACCAGCCCGCCTCCATCGGCGCCCTGCCGCTGACCGTCGCCCGCGACGCCGGCTGCCAGGTCGCCTACCTGCCCGGACTCGCGATGCGCCGGATCGCCGACCTCTACCCCGGCGAGGCCAAGACCGACGCCAAGGACGCCGCCGTCATCGCGGACGCGGCCCGCACCATGCCGCACACCCTGCGCTCGCTGGAACTGACCGACGAGATCACCGCCGAGCTCACCGTGCTCGTCGGCTTCGACCAGGACCTCGCCGCCGAGGCCACCCGCACCTCCAACCGAATACGCGGCCTGCTCACCCAGTTCCACCCCAGCCTGGAACGCGTCCTGGGCCCTCGCCTGGACCACCAGGCCGTCACCTGGCTGCTGGAGCGCCACGGATCCCCGGCCGCCCTGCGCAAGGCAGGCCGCCGCAGACTCGTGGACCTGATCCGCCCCAAGGCCCCGCGCATGGCCACCCGGCTGATCGACGATGTCTTCAACGCGCTCGACGAGCAGACCGTCGTCGTTCCCGGGACCGGCACCCTCGACATCGTCATCCCCTCCCTGGCCGCCTCGCTCGCCGCTGTCCACACCCAGCGCCGGGCGATGGAAGCCCAGATCAACGCCTTGCTGGACGCTCACCCTCTTTCCCCGGTCCTGACGTCGATGCCCGGCGTCGGCGTCAGGACCGCCGCCGTCCTGCTGGTCACCGTCGGCGACGGCACCAGCTTCCCCACCGCCGCCCACCTCGCCTCCTACGCCGGCCTCGCCCCCACCACGAAGCAGTCCGGGACCTCGATCCACGGCGAACACGCACCCCGAGGCGGAAACCGCCAGCTCAAACGGGCGATGTTCCTGTCCGCCTTCGCCTGCATGAACGCCGACCCGGCCTCCCGCGCCTACTACGACAAGCAACGCGCCCGCGGCAAGACCCACACCCAGGCCCTCCTCCGCCTCGCCCGCCAACGCATCAGCGTCCTGTTCGCCATGCTCCGCGACGGCACTTTCTACGAATCCCGGACACCGACGGACGTCGAGCTCGCCGCATAG
- a CDS encoding DUF4190 domain-containing protein, translated as MDPAAQGGQPNPQDPYAQQPWGVPRPQPQPPSAPAPPQPPAQPYGQYPPYGPYGQPGPYTGYPQPPQRPTYNGLSIASLVLGIVCCIPPLGLVLGLVALAQIRRRGQNGKGMAVAGIVLSSLSTLLLLVSIVTGGAGEAWRDFKEGMAEASDASSPFDLKKGECFDIPGTEVPDETETSSVPTKDCATPHDAEVTGSYRLDESDGYPASAAADAAMERRCNDISDAYVPDPSALPSHVANYYFLPTRESWSLGDRTVTCALAATEGKLTGSFEDGGAGEATGGGTGV; from the coding sequence GTGGACCCCGCAGCCCAGGGCGGGCAGCCGAACCCGCAGGACCCGTACGCCCAGCAGCCCTGGGGCGTGCCCCGCCCGCAGCCGCAGCCTCCGTCGGCTCCCGCGCCGCCGCAGCCGCCCGCGCAGCCGTACGGCCAGTACCCGCCCTACGGGCCCTACGGGCAGCCGGGACCGTACACCGGCTACCCCCAGCCGCCGCAGCGGCCGACGTACAACGGCCTCTCCATCGCCTCGCTGGTGCTCGGCATCGTCTGCTGCATCCCGCCGCTCGGCCTCGTCCTCGGCCTGGTCGCGCTCGCCCAGATCCGGCGCAGGGGCCAGAACGGCAAGGGGATGGCCGTCGCCGGCATCGTGCTCTCCTCGCTCAGCACCCTGCTGCTGCTCGTCTCGATCGTCACCGGCGGGGCGGGCGAGGCATGGCGCGACTTCAAGGAGGGGATGGCGGAGGCGTCCGACGCGAGCAGCCCCTTCGACCTGAAGAAGGGGGAGTGCTTCGACATCCCCGGTACCGAGGTGCCGGACGAGACCGAGACCTCGTCCGTCCCCACCAAGGACTGCGCGACGCCGCACGACGCGGAGGTCACCGGCAGCTACCGGCTCGACGAGTCGGACGGCTACCCGGCGTCGGCGGCGGCCGACGCGGCGATGGAACGGCGCTGCAACGACATCAGCGACGCCTACGTCCCCGATCCGTCCGCCCTGCCCTCCCACGTGGCCAACTACTACTTCCTGCCCACCCGGGAGAGCTGGTCGCTCGGCGACCGGACCGTCACGTGCGCCCTGGCCGCCACCGAGGGCAAGCTCACCGGCTCGTTCGAGGACGGCGGCGCGGGGGAGGCGACGGGCGGCGGGACCGGCGTCTGA
- a CDS encoding S8 family peptidase has protein sequence MSVMRDSRRRIAAASAIAVAALVAGTAAALPASADEPSAVGVIENAGAPGAVKGSYIVTLDESAADAGSSEGKALAAEYGAKIKRTFQSAVNGYSVQLSEAQAKKFAADPAVESVVQNRVFKITGTQPNPPSWGLDRIDQQSLPLNSSYTYPDPGGEGVTAYVIDTGVRISHSDFGGRASNGYDAIDNDNTAQDGHGHGTHVAGTVAGSSYGVAKKAKIVGVRVLDNSGSGTTEQVVAGIDWVTQNAVKPAVANMSLGGGVDSVLDEAVRNSIASGITYAVAAGNDGANAANYSPARVAEAITVGSTTSTDARSSFSNYGSSVDIFAPGSSIKSAWNTNDTATNTISGTSMATPHVAGAAALYLDGNPTATPAQVASALNSAAVLGKVTNPGTGSPNRLLNVGGGGTTPPPGPKFENTGDYTISDNATVESPVTVSGVTGNAPSNLAVSVDIKHTYIGDLRVDLVAPDGTVYNLKAYGSGGSADNVITTYTVNASTEVANGVWKLRVGDNASYDTGKIDAWSLQF, from the coding sequence ATGTCTGTGATGCGTGATTCGCGGCGAAGAATCGCCGCGGCCAGCGCCATAGCCGTCGCCGCCCTCGTGGCCGGCACGGCTGCCGCCCTTCCGGCCTCCGCCGACGAGCCGTCGGCCGTCGGCGTCATCGAGAACGCCGGTGCTCCCGGCGCCGTCAAGGGCAGCTACATCGTGACGCTCGACGAGTCCGCGGCCGACGCGGGCTCCAGCGAGGGCAAGGCCCTCGCGGCGGAGTACGGTGCGAAGATCAAGCGGACCTTCCAGTCGGCCGTCAACGGCTACTCGGTCCAGCTCTCCGAGGCGCAGGCCAAGAAGTTCGCGGCGGACCCGGCAGTCGAGTCCGTCGTGCAGAACCGTGTCTTCAAGATCACGGGCACCCAGCCGAACCCGCCGTCCTGGGGCCTGGACCGGATCGACCAGCAGTCGCTCCCGCTCAACTCCAGCTACACCTACCCGGACCCGGGCGGCGAGGGCGTCACGGCGTACGTCATCGACACCGGTGTCCGCATCAGCCACAGCGACTTCGGCGGCCGCGCGTCCAACGGCTACGACGCCATCGACAACGACAACACGGCGCAGGACGGCCACGGTCACGGCACGCACGTCGCCGGTACCGTCGCCGGGTCCTCCTACGGCGTGGCCAAGAAGGCCAAGATCGTCGGCGTCCGGGTGCTCGACAACTCCGGGTCCGGCACGACCGAGCAGGTCGTCGCGGGCATCGACTGGGTGACGCAGAACGCGGTCAAGCCGGCCGTCGCCAACATGAGCCTCGGCGGCGGGGTGGACAGCGTCCTCGACGAGGCCGTCCGCAACTCGATCGCCTCCGGCATCACCTACGCGGTCGCCGCCGGCAACGACGGCGCCAACGCCGCCAACTACTCGCCCGCGCGGGTCGCCGAGGCCATCACCGTCGGCTCCACCACGAGCACCGACGCCCGTTCCAGCTTCTCCAACTACGGCAGCTCGGTGGACATCTTCGCCCCCGGCTCGTCGATCAAGTCGGCCTGGAACACGAACGACACGGCGACGAACACGATCTCCGGCACCTCCATGGCCACCCCGCACGTCGCGGGCGCCGCCGCGCTGTACCTCGACGGCAACCCGACGGCCACCCCGGCCCAGGTCGCCTCGGCCCTGAACAGCGCCGCCGTGCTGGGCAAGGTCACCAACCCGGGCACCGGCTCGCCGAACCGCCTGCTGAACGTCGGCGGCGGCGGCACCACGCCCCCGCCCGGACCGAAGTTCGAGAACACCGGTGACTACACCATCAGCGACAACGCCACCGTCGAGTCGCCGGTCACCGTCAGCGGCGTGACGGGCAACGCGCCCTCGAACCTCGCCGTCTCGGTCGACATCAAGCACACCTACATCGGTGACCTGCGCGTCGACCTGGTCGCCCCCGACGGCACGGTCTACAACCTGAAGGCCTACGGCTCCGGCGGCAGCGCGGACAACGTGATCACCACGTACACCGTCAACGCCTCCACCGAGGTGGCCAACGGCGTCTGGAAGCTGCGCGTGGGCGACAACGCCTCCTACGACACGGGCAAGATCGATGCCTGGTCGCTCCAGTTCTGA